A window of Theropithecus gelada isolate Dixy chromosome 14, Tgel_1.0, whole genome shotgun sequence contains these coding sequences:
- the ARL2 gene encoding ADP-ribosylation factor-like protein 2 isoform X1 translates to MGLLTILKKMKQKERELRLLMLGLDNAGKTTILKKFNGEDIDTISPTLGFNIKTLEHRGFKLNIWDVGGQKSLRSYWRNYFESTDGLIWVVDSADHQRMQDCQRELQSLLVEEVGSSYPLCKCVDMWPPSQQMPRGVRGPRGKLEAGSIPSLGPHHGRPMVPEAGHMLWTEIELTSLGCYYVNTLSISFCALKW, encoded by the exons ATGGGGCTCCTGACCATTCTGAAGAAGATGAAGCAGAAAGAGCGGGAGCTGCGACTGCTCATGCT TGGCCTGGACAATGCTGGAAAGACAACCATCCTGAAGAAGTTCAATGGGGAGGACATCGACACCATCTCCCCAACGCTGGGCTTCAACATCAAGACCCTGGAGCACCGAGG ATTCAAGCTGAACATCTGGGATGTGGGTGGCCAGAAGTCCCTGCGGTCCTACTGGCGGAACTACTTTGAGAGCACCGACGGCCTCATCTGGGTAGTGGACAGCGCGGACCACCAGCGCATGCAGGACTGCCAGCGGGAGCTCCAGAGCCTGCTGGTGGAGGAGGTGGGCAGCTCCTACCCTTTGTGCAAATGTGTGGACATGTGGCCGCCTTCTCAGCAGATGCCCAGAGGGGTCCGTGGCCCCAGAGGGAAACTAGAGGCAGGATCCATTCCTTCACTGGGCCCCCACCATGGGAGGCCCATGGTGCCAGAGGCAGGACACATGCTGTGGACTGAGATTGAGTTAACGTCCCTGGGGTGTTACTACGTCAATACCCTGAGCATCAGTTTCTGTGCCTTGAAATGGTGA